The following coding sequences are from one Treponema parvum window:
- a CDS encoding cyclase family protein has translation MQSVYELNGLRVIDLTKYIDPATETRRCKLDRFNTGGPIPDFHTNVDIMTHLGTHCECPYHHFEDGASVADLPLTSFIGRGLYYEFKDLAPLSHIGAADLDKAIDGKVKPGDVVIIDSIYKLAPFTPETNGPNDKRLLVNGETAQWFVDKKVKCVGFGDGVSIENCNEDVKPFHDICMAKNITFLEVVKNLDQLKQETFFISFAPMYIKGLDSCPVRVYAIEGLKEFC, from the coding sequence ATGCAGAGCGTTTACGAACTGAACGGGCTTAGGGTCATTGACCTGACAAAGTATATCGATCCGGCCACAGAGACCAGAAGATGCAAGCTTGACAGATTCAATACGGGCGGACCGATCCCTGACTTCCACACAAACGTCGACATAATGACCCACCTTGGAACCCACTGTGAATGCCCGTATCATCACTTTGAGGACGGCGCAAGTGTAGCGGACCTTCCGCTGACGTCATTTATCGGACGAGGACTGTACTACGAATTCAAGGATCTCGCGCCGCTTTCGCACATCGGCGCGGCAGACCTAGACAAGGCGATCGACGGCAAGGTCAAGCCGGGCGACGTCGTTATCATTGATTCAATCTACAAGCTCGCTCCGTTCACACCTGAAACGAACGGACCGAACGACAAGAGACTTCTTGTCAACGGTGAAACGGCCCAGTGGTTTGTTGACAAGAAGGTAAAATGCGTCGGCTTCGGCGACGGCGTCTCGATAGAGAACTGTAACGAAGATGTAAAGCCATTCCACGACATATGCATGGCTAAAAACATCACTTTCCTGGAAGTAGTCAAGAACCTCGACCAACTTAAACAGGAGACATTCTTCATCAGCTTCGCACCTATGTACATAAAAGGGCTTGACAGCTGTCCGGTCAGAGTTTATGCGATTGAAGGCCTAAAGGAGTTCTGCTGA
- a CDS encoding ketopantoate reductase family protein, giving the protein MKIAVLGAGAMGSLFSGYLSKNNEVSVIDVSHAAVDAIKKHGVRIKEKDGSVTLRNPHALLKSEGLEEQDLVIVFVKSMFTISALEGNKNLIGPDTYLMTLQNGAGHESKLLKFTDRKHVIIGSTQHNSSVIEPGFVNHGGSGVTSIGLLDGGSKAIEFIAENFTSCGFECRTEDNVRRQVWNKMFTNTAASSLTALFQVPLGFIHTDANANFLMKQLCREAVEVANSLGLGFDLEEVVKDVDTVCANAPGGYTSIYADIRDGKKSEVDTISGSVVETAHDRKIEVPYHEFVVNAIHALENKNKENRECRAFTN; this is encoded by the coding sequence ATGAAGATTGCGGTATTGGGTGCCGGCGCGATGGGTTCCCTGTTCAGCGGCTATCTTTCAAAAAACAATGAAGTCTCTGTCATTGACGTAAGTCATGCGGCGGTCGACGCGATCAAAAAACACGGCGTCAGAATCAAAGAGAAGGACGGCTCCGTAACCCTGCGCAATCCCCATGCATTGCTCAAATCCGAAGGGCTGGAAGAGCAGGATCTTGTGATTGTATTTGTGAAGTCAATGTTCACAATTTCAGCGCTTGAGGGAAACAAGAATCTCATCGGCCCTGATACATACCTGATGACGCTTCAGAACGGAGCAGGTCATGAGAGTAAACTTTTGAAGTTTACAGACAGAAAACATGTCATAATCGGATCCACCCAGCACAACAGCTCGGTAATTGAGCCGGGGTTTGTCAACCATGGCGGAAGCGGAGTCACAAGCATCGGACTTTTGGACGGCGGTTCAAAGGCGATTGAGTTTATCGCAGAGAATTTCACAAGCTGCGGTTTTGAGTGCCGCACGGAAGACAACGTTCGGAGACAGGTCTGGAATAAAATGTTCACAAACACGGCGGCATCTTCACTGACCGCTTTGTTTCAGGTTCCGCTCGGATTCATACACACGGATGCAAACGCGAACTTTCTTATGAAGCAGCTGTGCAGAGAGGCCGTTGAGGTTGCAAACTCACTAGGACTCGGATTCGATCTTGAGGAAGTTGTAAAGGATGTTGACACAGTTTGTGCCAACGCACCGGGCGGATACACTTCAATCTATGCTGATATCAGGGACGGCAAAAAAAGCGAAGTTGACACGATCAGCGGCAGCGTAGTGGAGACCGCACATGACCGGAAGATAGAAGTTCCTTATCATGAGTTTGTCGTCAATGCGATTCATGCTTTGGAAAACAAAAACAAGGAGAACAGAGAATGCAGAGCGTTTACGAACTGA
- a CDS encoding DUF4160 domain-containing protein, with protein sequence MPIYLRTAGYKIYFWSNERGEAIHFHVTKGDPSKNDTKIWVLSNGSFKLAHNKGKVPAKDLSRIFSAMQSYYFDFINFWKTYHSAEVQFYN encoded by the coding sequence ATGCCCATATATCTCCGTACGGCAGGTTATAAAATTTACTTTTGGTCAAATGAACGCGGCGAAGCTATTCATTTTCATGTTACGAAAGGCGATCCAAGTAAAAACGATACAAAAATTTGGGTTTTATCGAACGGCTCTTTTAAACTGGCTCATAACAAGGGTAAAGTTCCTGCAAAAGATTTATCCCGCATTTTTTCTGCTATGCAAAGTTACTATTTTGACTTTATAAATTTTTGGAAGACGTATCATAGTGCAGAAGTGCAATTTTATAATTGA
- a CDS encoding ABC transporter ATP-binding protein — MNNIVEVNCASFAYPRTKPILHDISFTVNEGEILAVMGCNGIGKTTLLKCIAGIFEWTAGSSFIMNRPSKEAHRFLAYVPQANNPSFAYTVFDFVSFGRCGVNRYFAAPSKKDYEISENILADLHISHLKNKNCNRLSGGEMQMVYIAKALVSQPRLLILDEPESNLDFYNQAQLLKILQTLAKSNHTAIIVNSHYIQNIIRIADKGLLLADQTYLFGNIRDIITQENVQSFFNANVEIVQVNMSTALLLKI, encoded by the coding sequence ATGAATAACATAGTCGAAGTGAACTGCGCCTCTTTTGCATACCCCCGTACAAAACCGATTTTACATGATATTTCGTTTACCGTGAACGAAGGTGAAATCCTTGCCGTTATGGGATGTAATGGAATAGGAAAAACAACGTTGTTAAAGTGCATTGCAGGTATATTCGAATGGACGGCAGGATCTTCTTTCATTATGAATCGTCCGTCAAAAGAAGCGCACCGATTTTTAGCATACGTGCCGCAGGCAAATAATCCGTCGTTTGCTTATACCGTTTTTGATTTTGTTTCATTCGGACGATGCGGTGTAAACCGATACTTTGCTGCGCCTTCAAAAAAAGATTATGAAATAAGCGAAAATATTCTTGCGGATTTGCATATCAGTCATTTGAAAAATAAAAACTGCAACCGGCTAAGCGGCGGAGAAATGCAAATGGTGTATATCGCAAAGGCTTTGGTTTCTCAGCCTCGTCTGCTTATTCTCGATGAACCGGAATCAAACTTGGATTTTTATAATCAGGCGCAACTTTTGAAGATATTACAAACGCTCGCAAAATCGAACCATACCGCTATCATCGTTAATTCGCATTATATTCAAAATATTATCCGTATTGCGGATAAGGGCTTATTGCTTGCTGACCAAACCTATCTTTTCGGCAATATCCGCGATATTATTACACAAGAAAACGTGCAATCTTTTTTCAACGCGAATGTGGAAATTGTGCAGGTGAATATGTCAACTGCACTGCTGCTGAAAATATGA
- a CDS encoding FecCD family ABC transporter permease translates to MNAHGYASYRKIFIAGMALLVITAIAVCFIGRFSITPSDIIKLFTRQTIADGDVKRHILFDIRLPRVILSIMVGAALALAGTAMQGILQNPLASPDVLGTASASGFGAAAGILFFGNNLFATLILSFTAGLLSIFLVVALCRLKKDFSILSIVLSGIIISSLFVSLLSILKFAADPNDTLPAITFWLMGSFASSGTAQIVFILIPFLLGTGLLYLFRWKLNILSLGDDDAKIAGVHPKLVKSIVLGAATVLIAAAVTVSGMIGWVGLVIPHATRKIIGSNHGYVLPLSSVFGALFMLLSDTFARTIGFSEIPIGIITSLTGAPLFALLFLFKDAFVHE, encoded by the coding sequence ATGAACGCGCACGGTTATGCATCATACCGCAAAATATTTATTGCGGGTATGGCGTTGTTGGTAATTACAGCAATTGCCGTTTGTTTTATCGGGCGGTTTTCTATTACGCCGTCCGACATTATAAAGCTCTTTACACGGCAAACAATCGCAGACGGTGATGTAAAGCGGCATATCCTCTTCGATATCCGTCTTCCGCGAGTGATACTATCGATTATGGTAGGCGCTGCACTTGCTCTGGCAGGTACAGCGATGCAGGGTATTTTGCAAAATCCGCTTGCGAGTCCCGATGTGTTGGGAACCGCTTCCGCTTCAGGATTTGGAGCCGCAGCGGGGATTCTTTTTTTCGGCAATAATCTCTTTGCAACACTTATTCTCTCTTTTACCGCAGGACTGCTCAGTATTTTTTTAGTGGTTGCATTATGCAGATTAAAAAAGGACTTTTCGATTTTATCTATTGTGTTAAGCGGTATTATTATTTCATCGTTATTCGTTTCTTTGCTTTCCATTCTAAAATTTGCGGCGGATCCGAATGATACGCTGCCTGCAATCACCTTTTGGCTAATGGGCAGTTTTGCATCCTCCGGTACGGCGCAAATCGTTTTTATTTTGATTCCGTTCTTGCTTGGAACGGGTCTGTTATACCTATTCCGGTGGAAGTTAAATATTTTATCGCTCGGAGATGATGATGCAAAAATCGCCGGTGTGCATCCAAAGCTTGTTAAAAGTATTGTGCTTGGTGCAGCGACTGTATTGATTGCCGCCGCCGTTACGGTAAGCGGTATGATCGGTTGGGTAGGTCTTGTGATTCCTCATGCAACTCGAAAAATTATCGGCTCGAATCACGGATATGTACTGCCGCTTTCAAGCGTATTCGGCGCTTTGTTTATGTTGCTTTCCGACACCTTTGCCAGAACAATCGGCTTTTCGGAAATTCCCATCGGCATTATCACCTCACTAACCGGAGCGCCGCTTTTCGCTTTGCTTTTTTTGTTTAAGGACGCCTTTGTACATGAATAA
- a CDS encoding ABC transporter substrate-binding protein, whose amino-acid sequence MYKKIGYAVFISVLSFSLFAAGQKKLREKEKPDIEQQQVRIVNLSPPVYSMLLTFPQFADSVVGVNPRTFSTSNSQVLQAVKPNAKNIDTSFVNNDFTINAESLAALHPSLIIYYGEFEKKNMANLNAPMLNMQLKDMNPRTLTEKWEALLADTFHIKNPERFKTQWQETNTLAEKILSTGGSKKLKALFIFSYLGGKITVSGKNSYGDAFLKMAGFENSAAVEGFADGAGQAAVSMEQIHAWNPDVIFINNMRIGKNVTAAAHILQNKVDGADWSFITAVKERRVFDIPQGTYSWGMPCADSPLVPIWMLMKVYPDRYAEAEFKTKIKRYYKEMYAADLPDTVIDDMLKPIAVP is encoded by the coding sequence ATGTATAAAAAAATTGGATATGCAGTTTTTATTTCCGTATTGAGTTTCAGCCTTTTTGCTGCGGGGCAAAAAAAATTGCGTGAGAAAGAAAAACCGGATATCGAACAGCAGCAAGTCCGCATCGTCAACTTATCGCCGCCTGTGTATTCAATGCTGCTTACTTTTCCGCAGTTTGCGGATTCAGTTGTCGGTGTAAATCCACGGACCTTTTCAACATCAAACTCGCAAGTGCTGCAAGCCGTAAAACCCAACGCAAAAAATATCGACACTTCGTTTGTCAATAACGATTTTACAATTAATGCCGAAAGTCTTGCAGCGTTACATCCTTCACTCATTATCTATTACGGGGAGTTTGAAAAAAAGAATATGGCGAATCTTAATGCACCGATGCTGAATATGCAGTTAAAGGATATGAATCCCCGGACGCTGACGGAGAAATGGGAAGCGCTGCTTGCAGATACTTTTCACATAAAAAATCCCGAACGGTTTAAAACACAGTGGCAGGAAACAAATACCCTCGCCGAAAAAATTTTGAGTACAGGCGGAAGTAAAAAATTAAAAGCACTTTTTATTTTCAGCTACCTTGGCGGGAAGATAACGGTAAGCGGAAAAAACAGCTATGGAGACGCATTTTTGAAAATGGCAGGTTTTGAAAACAGCGCCGCAGTAGAAGGCTTTGCGGATGGAGCAGGACAGGCGGCGGTTTCTATGGAGCAAATACATGCGTGGAATCCCGATGTGATTTTTATCAATAATATGCGGATCGGAAAAAATGTAACCGCAGCTGCGCATATTTTGCAAAACAAAGTAGACGGTGCCGACTGGTCGTTTATTACCGCGGTAAAAGAAAGACGTGTATTCGATATCCCGCAAGGCACATACAGTTGGGGAATGCCCTGTGCCGATTCTCCTTTGGTGCCGATTTGGATGTTGATGAAAGTATATCCCGACAGATATGCTGAAGCCGAATTTAAAACAAAGATAAAGCGGTATTACAAAGAAATGTATGCTGCCGATTTACCGGATACCGTTATTGACGATATGCTTAAACCGATAGCGGTCCCTTAA
- a CDS encoding MarR family winged helix-turn-helix transcriptional regulator yields the protein MTNKNIVIERYIALIEKIANGKNNTLSFAGKDMTFYRGEIHIIKKIGDNPGIFSSEIARDMGITRAVIHKTLLKLEERGFVEKEEDTEDKKRKKLFLTKRGQAAYTAHENYHRTYDKSFFDFIDSLNEQEYALIERFLEKANEMIENHF from the coding sequence GTGACAAATAAAAATATTGTGATTGAACGATACATAGCATTGATAGAGAAAATTGCAAACGGAAAAAATAACACGCTTTCTTTTGCAGGGAAGGATATGACGTTTTACCGCGGTGAAATTCATATCATAAAAAAGATAGGAGATAATCCGGGAATATTCAGCTCGGAAATTGCCCGCGATATGGGAATTACCCGGGCGGTTATTCACAAGACTTTGCTGAAGCTTGAGGAACGAGGTTTTGTAGAAAAAGAGGAGGATACTGAAGATAAAAAAAGAAAGAAATTATTTTTAACAAAGCGAGGACAAGCGGCATATACCGCACATGAAAATTACCATCGAACTTATGACAAATCTTTTTTCGATTTTATCGATTCTCTTAATGAGCAAGAATATGCTCTTATCGAGCGCTTTTTGGAAAAAGCCAATGAGATGATAGAAAATCATTTTTGA
- a CDS encoding class I SAM-dependent methyltransferase — translation MKSVLKYYAKLDALLDAQIFFIALELDMFTVLANGKTAEEAEATLRFNAGKYGSLNLGNAQSLKVFLDVLTAQGLIILDGNRYCNTGKTQRFLSRSSLSYIGDVLLYRKRLSDICNEAEVVSDNPSSCPVFDFTEMARITAKEISILRKQPLLTLIKELGIMPKKVLDLGGGSGALLIAIAESYTKCEGVLFEQKDVAAIARRFIADSPAKNRIAIMEGNFLLDGIGEDYDFIIASGIFPFVPEMIEPFVKKISDALQEGGLLLVYDTAFAAEKDKARYAARWLKGNLRRKNQQLRRRALRDENFRINKALLKEILISALNSVSLKAITKGTDGLYPFIVFRKVCSDK, via the coding sequence ATGAAATCTGTTTTAAAATATTACGCAAAGCTCGACGCACTATTGGATGCGCAGATTTTTTTCATAGCGTTGGAGCTCGATATGTTTACCGTATTAGCTAACGGTAAGACGGCTGAGGAGGCGGAAGCGACCTTACGGTTTAATGCCGGTAAATACGGCAGTCTCAATCTTGGCAATGCACAATCTCTAAAGGTATTTTTAGATGTACTCACCGCTCAAGGATTGATAATCCTTGACGGAAACCGCTATTGCAATACCGGCAAAACGCAGCGGTTTTTATCCCGTTCGAGCCTATCGTATATAGGCGATGTACTGCTTTATCGCAAACGATTGTCGGATATATGCAATGAAGCGGAAGTCGTATCCGATAATCCAAGCAGCTGCCCCGTCTTTGATTTTACTGAAATGGCACGGATTACCGCCAAGGAAATAAGCATATTGAGAAAACAGCCCTTACTTACACTGATTAAAGAACTTGGCATTATGCCAAAAAAGGTTCTTGATTTAGGAGGCGGTTCAGGAGCGCTGCTCATTGCAATAGCCGAATCGTATACAAAATGCGAAGGCGTTCTTTTCGAGCAGAAAGACGTTGCAGCTATCGCACGGCGTTTCATCGCCGATTCTCCGGCCAAAAACCGCATTGCAATCATGGAAGGAAATTTCCTTTTAGACGGTATCGGAGAAGATTACGATTTCATTATTGCCTCAGGTATTTTTCCATTTGTGCCGGAGATGATCGAGCCGTTTGTTAAAAAAATAAGCGATGCGCTCCAAGAAGGCGGACTATTATTGGTATATGATACTGCTTTCGCCGCAGAGAAAGACAAGGCGCGATATGCGGCGCGGTGGCTAAAGGGAAATCTCAGACGAAAGAACCAACAACTTCGACGCAGAGCACTGAGGGATGAAAACTTCCGCATAAATAAAGCTCTGTTAAAAGAGATACTGATCTCCGCTTTAAATTCCGTCAGTCTAAAAGCGATAACAAAAGGCACCGACGGCTTATATCCTTTTATTGTATTTAGGAAGGTATGCAGTGACAAATAA
- a CDS encoding AraC family transcriptional regulator → MNMLNSFNRTMDYIESVLDGEIDEKEVTRISHYSFALFSRLFSILTGYTLSEYVRFRKLSRAAADLRNTNEKVIDIALKYGYESPDSFAAAFKKFHDASPSEIKEGKEFTSFLPLRLSLTVTGGNMMKVKIEKKAAFTVAGLKETVSATTDFPSLWKKLYSRIPHSQLAKLGNGQSFGVCTEVSDCKDFTYMAAYDLRGASCREKAGELGLSVLEIPQAEYAVVTLEGAVPDCIHAGWKFVMENFFPEHGFRHAGSPDFEVYAEGDMDSPAYKMELWVPIVKE, encoded by the coding sequence ATGAACATGCTCAATTCTTTTAACAGGACGATGGACTATATTGAAAGCGTTCTTGACGGTGAAATCGACGAAAAAGAAGTCACGCGTATTTCACACTATTCGTTTGCGCTTTTTTCGCGGCTGTTTTCGATACTGACGGGGTATACGCTCAGCGAATACGTGCGTTTTCGAAAACTGAGCCGGGCGGCCGCCGACTTGCGAAACACAAACGAAAAAGTCATCGATATCGCTTTAAAATACGGATACGAGTCCCCCGATTCTTTTGCCGCCGCGTTTAAAAAATTTCACGACGCGTCGCCGAGCGAAATAAAAGAAGGAAAAGAATTCACATCGTTTTTGCCGCTTCGCCTGTCGTTAACCGTTACGGGAGGTAATATGATGAAAGTAAAAATCGAAAAAAAAGCGGCATTCACCGTCGCAGGCTTAAAGGAAACTGTTTCGGCAACGACCGATTTTCCTTCGCTGTGGAAAAAGCTGTATTCGCGCATACCGCATTCTCAATTGGCAAAGCTCGGCAACGGACAAAGTTTCGGAGTATGTACGGAAGTAAGCGATTGCAAAGACTTTACGTATATGGCGGCCTACGATCTTCGAGGCGCATCTTGTAGAGAAAAGGCAGGCGAACTCGGCTTGTCGGTGCTCGAAATTCCTCAAGCCGAATATGCGGTCGTTACGCTTGAAGGAGCCGTCCCCGACTGTATTCACGCCGGATGGAAATTCGTTATGGAAAACTTTTTTCCCGAACACGGATTTCGTCATGCGGGCAGCCCCGACTTTGAAGTCTATGCCGAAGGCGACATGGACTCGCCCGCCTACAAAATGGAACTGTGGGTACCGATCGTAAAAGAGTGA
- a CDS encoding SIR2 family NAD-dependent protein deacylase — protein sequence MKSDFDAAAYRKKIERFKDALKNAEAVLVGAGAGLSAAAGFTYSGKRFLRYFSDFYERYGFTDMYSGGFYPYKTLEEFWAYWSRYVHCNRYSDPPKPLYDELFSLVKEKNYFVLTTNVDHCFQRAGFSKERLLYTQGDFGLFQCSKPCHSKTYDNENAVKSMLAAQKDMKIPSELIPLCPVCGSPMSMNLRADETFVEDEGWHAASSRYEAFVEKFKDSRLLLMELGVGYNTPGIIKYPFWQMTAANPKSVLISVNSEEDYIPEEISDRAVSFKGDLASVIGDMTAER from the coding sequence ATGAAGAGCGACTTTGACGCCGCCGCTTACCGAAAAAAAATCGAACGTTTTAAAGACGCTTTAAAGAACGCGGAAGCCGTTCTTGTGGGAGCAGGGGCGGGGCTTTCGGCTGCCGCAGGTTTTACTTACTCAGGCAAAAGATTTTTGCGGTATTTTAGTGATTTTTATGAACGATACGGTTTTACCGACATGTATTCAGGAGGATTTTATCCTTATAAGACGCTTGAAGAATTCTGGGCGTATTGGAGCCGGTATGTTCATTGTAACCGTTATAGCGATCCTCCAAAACCGCTATATGACGAGCTTTTTTCTCTTGTAAAGGAAAAGAACTATTTTGTTCTTACTACAAACGTGGATCATTGTTTCCAAAGAGCGGGCTTCAGTAAAGAGAGACTTTTGTATACTCAAGGAGACTTCGGCCTTTTTCAGTGTTCAAAACCGTGTCATTCAAAAACATACGACAACGAAAACGCCGTTAAAAGCATGCTTGCAGCCCAAAAAGACATGAAAATTCCTTCGGAATTGATTCCTCTCTGTCCCGTGTGCGGATCTCCCATGTCGATGAATCTGCGTGCGGACGAAACTTTTGTGGAAGACGAAGGATGGCACGCCGCTTCTTCAAGGTACGAAGCCTTTGTTGAAAAATTCAAAGATTCACGGCTGTTATTGATGGAACTGGGAGTAGGGTACAATACTCCCGGAATAATAAAATATCCTTTTTGGCAGATGACGGCGGCAAATCCTAAATCCGTATTGATCAGTGTAAACAGCGAAGAAGATTATATTCCTGAAGAAATTTCAGATCGCGCCGTTTCTTTTAAAGGCGATCTTGCGTCCGTTATCGGCGATATGACGGCTGAGCGGTAG
- a CDS encoding P-II family nitrogen regulator, whose protein sequence is MTSYNLMVCIVPHDGGEFIIKAACSAGAGGGTVVMGRGISENRFLHVLALGETSKDIVYMLVPSEERSKIADAIARASERKKKRFGVLFSLDSIRLIKTGNIFGGDDYMTFNAAHHMVSIIANRGYADDIMAAARKAGAGGGTVIKARGTAKPGDAKFFGMEIVPEKEMLLMIIDSEKLNNVLEAVRTLPCLASPGSGIAFCCPISDFMLLGKK, encoded by the coding sequence ATGACATCGTATAACTTAATGGTATGCATTGTCCCCCATGACGGCGGCGAATTTATTATAAAGGCGGCCTGTTCTGCGGGCGCCGGCGGCGGTACCGTAGTTATGGGGCGCGGAATTTCGGAAAACAGATTTCTTCATGTGCTTGCGTTAGGCGAAACGTCAAAAGATATCGTGTACATGCTTGTTCCTTCGGAAGAGCGGTCGAAAATTGCGGATGCGATAGCCAGAGCTTCAGAAAGAAAAAAGAAAAGATTCGGAGTTTTGTTTTCCTTGGATTCGATAAGATTGATTAAAACCGGTAATATATTTGGGGGTGATGATTATATGACTTTTAACGCTGCTCATCATATGGTAAGCATTATCGCAAACAGAGGTTATGCGGATGATATAATGGCTGCCGCTCGTAAAGCAGGCGCCGGCGGCGGTACCGTGATCAAAGCGCGGGGAACGGCAAAACCCGGAGACGCAAAATTTTTCGGCATGGAAATAGTTCCTGAAAAAGAAATGCTTTTGATGATCATAGATTCTGAAAAATTAAATAACGTTCTTGAAGCCGTGCGTACGTTACCTTGCCTTGCTTCTCCGGGAAGCGGTATTGCCTTTTGCTGCCCCATAAGCGACTTTATGCTCTTAGGAAAAAAATAA
- a CDS encoding DUF1538 domain-containing protein, with protein MNIIQKFKETASSVLPVMIIVLVLGVTAAPLGKELLFRFIVGGILLIIGLTIFLLGVDIGILPLGTYGGSELTKKRNLPLLLAASFAIGFLVTASEPDIQVLSDQVRSIFPLVNKRVFIMMIASGVGFYIALGLLRTVMRLPLKIFFVFSYFIVFTLAFIAPHNFIGIGFDSGGATTGPMTVPFIMALGIGVSSVRVNSANSKEGGSSQSDNFGLTGMASVGPILAVLLYGVFLSKHAAVIADQEISHAAGADLKGLYVFLSILPHVAREAVYSLTPVVILFIVFQTTLLHMPPRRLARMILGFFYSYIGLTIFLVGVNGGFMTAGRRLGVLLGTLALNNGGLWTFMLVGTGLLIGAVVVCAEPAVWVLTDQVELISGGTIKRKVLLVFLASGAAIAIALAMLRSLFGFNIMYVLIPGYAVALILMIFCPDLFTAIAFDSGGVASGPISSTFVLSFTLGASQASGAHSDAFGVIALIAMTPLIAIQILGLVFNYKKKGGAE; from the coding sequence ATGAATATTATACAAAAATTTAAAGAAACGGCATCTTCCGTTTTGCCGGTTATGATCATAGTGCTTGTGCTCGGGGTGACGGCGGCGCCTTTGGGCAAAGAGCTTTTATTCAGATTCATCGTCGGCGGAATTCTTCTTATAATAGGACTTACGATATTTTTGCTCGGAGTGGATATCGGTATCCTCCCGCTCGGTACGTACGGCGGTTCCGAACTTACAAAAAAAAGAAACCTTCCCCTTTTACTCGCTGCATCGTTTGCGATAGGTTTTCTTGTAACGGCTTCCGAGCCTGACATACAGGTTCTAAGCGATCAGGTGCGAAGCATTTTTCCTCTTGTAAACAAGAGGGTTTTTATAATGATGATCGCATCCGGAGTGGGATTTTATATAGCCTTAGGGCTTTTGCGCACGGTTATGCGCCTTCCGCTTAAGATATTTTTTGTGTTTTCATATTTTATCGTCTTTACGCTTGCGTTTATAGCTCCTCATAACTTCATAGGCATAGGATTCGATTCCGGAGGGGCTACCACGGGGCCTATGACGGTTCCTTTTATTATGGCGCTTGGAATAGGAGTTTCGTCGGTACGCGTAAATTCGGCAAATTCAAAAGAAGGCGGAAGTTCTCAAAGCGACAATTTCGGGCTTACGGGAATGGCGTCCGTAGGTCCGATTCTGGCGGTTCTTCTTTACGGAGTTTTTCTTTCAAAACATGCGGCCGTTATTGCCGATCAAGAAATTTCTCATGCTGCCGGAGCGGATCTTAAAGGGCTTTATGTGTTTTTAAGCATATTACCCCATGTTGCGCGTGAGGCCGTGTATTCGCTTACGCCTGTGGTTATACTTTTTATTGTTTTTCAAACAACTCTTCTTCACATGCCTCCGCGCCGCTTAGCGCGTATGATCTTGGGCTTTTTTTACAGCTATATTGGACTTACGATCTTTCTTGTTGGAGTGAACGGCGGCTTTATGACCGCCGGCCGCCGGCTCGGAGTTCTTTTAGGAACTCTTGCGCTTAATAACGGCGGATTATGGACTTTTATGCTTGTAGGAACAGGTCTTTTGATCGGGGCGGTGGTAGTTTGTGCGGAACCTGCCGTGTGGGTTCTTACGGATCAGGTTGAATTGATTTCAGGCGGAACTATAAAACGCAAAGTTCTGCTTGTCTTCCTTGCTTCCGGGGCTGCGATAGCGATTGCGCTTGCGATGCTTCGCTCCCTATTCGGTTTTAATATCATGTATGTGCTTATTCCCGGCTATGCGGTAGCTCTCATTCTTATGATCTTTTGTCCGGATCTGTTTACGGCGATCGCATTTGATTCAGGCGGAGTGGCTTCAGGACCTATAAGTTCCACGTTCGTTCTTTCATTTACGCTTGGCGCTTCTCAAGCTTCAGGCGCACACAGCGACGCGTTCGGCGTAATTGCTCTTATCGCTATGACGCCTCTGATCGCCATTCAAATTCTCGGACTTGTATTTAATTATAAAAAGAAAGGAGGGGCAGAATGA